Proteins encoded together in one Ammospiza caudacuta isolate bAmmCau1 chromosome 27, bAmmCau1.pri, whole genome shotgun sequence window:
- the LOC131568736 gene encoding acrosin-like has protein sequence MSLLYLLILLAVYTPAHGTWDNCRGTCGQRPMADYDSITADYRIMAGTGALPGAWPWIVSIQDPRKDGSGHTCGGSLISPQWVLTAAHCFLQARNVTKWRVLIGATQLSHLGPEAQVRHVKRLLAHQEYTADSQQNDIALLELDEPVKCSDYVQLACVPNASLTVSELKTCYIAGWSSASAKAQGASDVLQEAKVRLMDIRLVNSSRWYAGAIHTHNLCAGYPRGAMDTCQGDSGGPLVCKDNRASYFWLVGVTSWGKGCAKAKQPGVYTSTQYFYNWILIQMGVCPPVTATSAPESPCISMPLEQPTPTPTPSGCSTSTPTACPQTTVTEAPTPEPTFSTTPPVQPTPTPTEAGCSTTASTYQPTAATMPEIPWPSNFSVEPMPTDSLFPTPHPYEILQHFLTQVHQMLQSLMGNKTEAGG, from the exons ATGAGCCTGCTGtacctcctcatcctcctggcTGTGTACACACCTGCACATGGCACCTGGGACAACTGCAG AGGGACCTGTGGGCAGCGGCCCATGGCTGACTACGACTCCATAACTGCTGACTACAGAATcatggctggcacaggggcccTGCCCGGGGCCTGGCCCTGGATTGTCAGCATCCAGGACCCCAGGAAAGATGGCAGCGGCCACACGTGTGGAGGGTCCCTCATCAGCCCACAGTGGGTCCTCACAGCAGCACACTGCTTCCTCCAGGCCAG gaacGTCACCAAGTGGCGCGTGCTGATCGGGGCCACCCAGCTGAGCCACCTGGGCCCCGAGGCTCAGGTGCGCCACGTCAAGAGGCTGCTGGCCCACCAGGAGTACACGGCTGACTCCCAGCAGAATGACAttgccctgctggagctggacgAGCCCGTGAAGTGCAGCGACTACGTGCAGCTCGCCTGCGTGCCCAACGCCTCGCTCACGGTGTCGGAGCTGAAAACCTGCTACATTGCTGGATGGAGTTCTGCCAGTGCTAAAG ctcagggtgCCAGCGATGTCCTGCAGGAAGCCAAGGTCCGGCTCATGGATATCCGGCTGGTCAACAGCAGCCGCTGGTACGCCGGGGCCATCCACACCCACAACCTGTGTGCTGGCTACCCACGGGGTGCCATGGACACCTGCCAG GGTGACAGTGGAGGGCCTCTGGTGTGCAAAGACAACCGTGCCAGCTACTTCTGGCTGGTTGGAGTGACCAGCTGGGGGAAAGGCTGCGCCAAAGCCAAACAGCCCGGAGTCTACACCTCCACTCAGTACTTCTACAACTGGATCCTGATCCAGATGGGCGTGTGCCCACCTGTGACAGCCACTTCAGCGCCAGAGTCACCCTGCATCTCAATGCCTCTTGAGCAGCCAACGCCAACACCAACACCATCAGGCTGCTCCACCTCTACTCCCACTGCATGTCCACAGACAACTGTCACAGAGGCTCCAACGCCAGAGCCAACCTTCAGCACAACCCCCCCTGTGCAGCCAACACCAACACCAACAGAGGCAGGCTGCTCTACTACAGCCAGTACTTACCAGCCAACTGCAGCAACCATGCCAGAGATACCCTGGCCCTCAAATTTCTCTGTGGAGCCAATGCCAACAGACTCTCTCTTTCCCACGCCACATCCGTACGAGATACTGCAGCATTTCCTAACTCAGGTGCACCAGATGCTGCAGAGCCTCATGGGGAACAAGACAGAAGCAGGAGGATGA
- the LOC131568686 gene encoding G protein-activated inward rectifier potassium channel 1-like has translation MAAVRRKFGDEYQAVGLARCSARRERQRFVDKNGRCNVQHGNLGGESSRYLSDFFTTLVDLKWRWNLLIFLLTYTVAWLVMASMWWGIAYLRGDLQQAHGDSYSPCVANVYNFPSAFLFFVETEATIGYGHRYITERCPEGIVLFLFQSLLGSVVDAFLIGCMFIKMSQPKKRAETLMFSRAAVISQRDAKLCLMFRVGNLRNSHMVSAQIRCKLIKSRQTPEGEFLPLDQCELDVGFGTGADQLFLVSPLTICHEINSESPFFCLSQRSLRSEQFEIVVILEGIVETTGMTCQARTSYTEDEVLWGHRFLPVMSLEDGFFRVDYSQFHATFEVPTPPYSVKEQEESLSQSSLLNSPFEKKSRREQVCPLDCADATGEKNKLPAKLQKISSRKEGLPPRALRMSSCNTQKNFSTGDLLEIEEISPMSDGEDSDHRMQLKGLKINAKALTQSTSKLELQKDFPGMGTLEVKLEDNFPAKF, from the exons ATGGCAGCCGTGCGCAGGAAGTTTGGGGACGAGTACCAGGCCGTGGGCCTGGCCCGCTGCAGCGCCCGCAGGGAGCGGCAGCGCTTCGTGGACAAGAACGGGCGCTGCAACGTGCAGCACGGCAACCTGGGCGGCGAGAGCAGCCGCTACCTCTCCGACTTCTTCACCACGCTGGTGGACCTCAAGTGGCGCTGGAACCTGCTCATCTTCCTGCTGACCTACACGGTGGCCTGGCTGGTGATGGCCTCCATGTGGTGGGGCATCGCGTACCTGCGCGGGGACCTGCAGCAGGCGCACGGTGACTCGTACAGCCCGTGCGTGGCCAACGTGTACAACTTCCCCTCCGCCTTCCTCTTCTTCGTGGAGACCGAGGCCACCATCGGCTACGGGCACCGCTACATCACGGAGCGCTGCCCCGAGGGCATCGTGCTGTTCCTCTTCCAGTCGCTGCTGGGCTCCGTGGTGGACGCGTTCCTCATCGGCTGCATGTTCATCAAGATGTCGCAGCCCAAGAAGCGAGCCGAGACCCTCATGTTCAGCCGCGCCGCCGTCATCTCGCAGCGCGATGCCAAGCTCTGCCTCATGTTCCGTGTGGGCAACCTCCGCAACAGCCACATGGTGTCTGCCCAGATCCGCTGCAAGCTCATCAAG TCCAGACAGACACCGGAGGGGGAATTTCTGCCACTGGACCAGTGTGAGCTGGATGTTGGATTTGGAACTGGAGCTGACCAGCTGTTTTTGGTTTCCCCTTTAACCATCTGCCATGAAATCAACTCAGAAAGCCCCTTTTTCTGTCTCTCACAAAGATCCCTGAGGAGTGAGCAATTTGAAATCGTTGTCATCCTCGAAGGAATCGTTGAGACCACCG GAATGACGTGCCAAGCCAGGACCTCCTACACAGAGGATGAAGTGCTGTGGGGTCACAGGTTCCTGCCAGTCATGTCTCTGGAAGATGGATTTTTCCGTGTCGATTATTCTCAGTTCCATGCCACCTTTGAAGTCCCCACTCCTCCTTACAGTGTCAAAGAGCAAGAAGAAAGCCTGTCCCAGTCATCTCTCTTGAACAGTCCTTttgagaagaaaagcagaagagaacAGGTTTGTCCTCTTGACTGTGCTGATGCTACAGGAGAGAAGAACAAGCTCCCTGCTAAACTCCAGAAGATCAGCTCGAGGAAGGAGGGCCTTCCACCAAGAGCCCTGAGAATGAGTTCCTGTAACACACAGAAGAATTTCAGCACTGGAGATCTCTTGGAAATTGAAGAAATAAGTCCCATGTCTGATGGTGAAGACAGTGATCACAGGATGCAGCTGAAAGGCTTAAAAATAAATGCCAAGGCTCTGACTCAGTCAACCAGCAAGCTCGAGTTACAGAAGGATTTTCCAGGTATGGGCACCCTAGAGGTGAAATTGGAAGATAATTTCCCTGCcaaattttga